In a genomic window of Gossypium arboreum isolate Shixiya-1 chromosome 7, ASM2569848v2, whole genome shotgun sequence:
- the LOC108486213 gene encoding rhodanese-like domain-containing protein 8, chloroplastic isoform X3 yields the protein MGGWSVHSVSTPLSLSLGSHSLPKPAYYCCFNYGFPVKSRKAPFCAISIRCCASASKSYNVNKILQAEPEIDDFVVVNFYRFVFIKDPQHEIAKHLTFLKGLDIHGRIYINEQGINAQYSGPSKHSFAYVEWLKEDDRFSDILVQTSPAFNRHAFPKLKLRYKPSLVQLEGGISHLPLLDPSMRAAAIAPSEWRKRLEAVNNNDAASNTNPRTNYILLDVRNGYEWDIGHFHGAQRPDVDCFRSTSFGISPTEGVASDQLLQVDKEKTDILMYCTGGIRCDVYSTILRVFKICTPWREGYLITSKLKVL from the exons ATGGGAGGTTGGAGTGTACATTCTGTGTCGACTCCTCTCAGTTTGAGTTTAGGCTCACACTCATTGCCCAAGCCTGCTTATTATTGTTGTTTCAATTATGGTTTTCCAGTAAAATCCAGGAAAGCTCCTTTTTGTGCTATTTCGATTCGTTGCTGTGCATCTGCATCTAAATCCTACAACGTTAATAAAATCTTGCAAGCTGAGCCTGAGATTGATGATTTCGTGGTGGTCAATTTTTATCGCTTTGTCTTCATCAAAGACCCTCAACACGAAATTGCTAAGCACCTCACTTTCTTAAAG GGTTTGGACATACATGGCCGAATCTATATAAACGAACAAGGGATTAATGCACAG TATAGTGGGCCCTCAAAACATTCTTTTGCATATGTTGAATGGTTAAAAGAAGATGACAGATTTTCAGATATACTAGTTCAGACATCTCCTGCGTTTAACAGGCATGCCTTTCCCAAACTGAAGCTGCGATATAAGCCTTCACTTGTACAA TTGGAAGGAGGAATTTCTCACCTCCCTTTGCTTGACCCATCAATGCGAGCGGCAGCTATAGCACCATCAGAATGGAGGAAAAGACTAGAAGCAGTAAATAACAATGACGCGGCATCAAATACAAATCCTAGAACAAACTATATTTTGCTGGACGTAAGAAATG GCTACGAATGGGATATTGGTCATTTTCATGGTGCTCAACGACCAGATGTGGATTGCTTTAGAAGCACTTCATTTGGAATATCTCCAACTGAG GGTGTTGCTTCAGATCAGCTATTACAAGTTGATAAAGAAAAAACTGATATTTTGATGTATTGTACAGGAGGTATACGTTGTGATGTATATTCAACAATCTTAAG GGTTTTCAAAATTTGTACACCTTGGAGGGAGGGGTATCTCATTACCTCAAAACTGAAGGTCCTGTAA